A stretch of the Channa argus isolate prfri chromosome 9, Channa argus male v1.0, whole genome shotgun sequence genome encodes the following:
- the obsl1b gene encoding obscurin isoform X1 gives MDVFGGAPRFLAYPRPVVVQSGTDAVLKCQIGGDPRPEVIWERNNEKIDPQGRYRVFEDGNVYNLIISAVNTEDSGQYICKAKNSIGETYAAATLKVEGEAQEMELREENKPRFLIKPLSTRVGRGEDAVFSCKLWGNPRPEVVWEKDGRKLNEIFESTHFNVGYQDGGWFQLKIFKTRAPDGGVYTCKARNEFGEALAGAVLLVDAGPGHEEEGNRNGYTNGHWKAHQGKQRSGRQVLNRLKEDTITKSTKVKMFAVTEGKHAKFRCFVTGKPKPEIIWRKDGRLILSGRRYLLYEDREGYFTLKVLYCKQKDNGVYVCAASNTAGQTLSAVHLSVKEPPVRFKQPLIDLEVWERDLAVLECEVPEDSVPITWYLEDRRLQPGAKYGMEEWGTKRRLTIRDIGVDDDGIYLCEMPDGGRSIAEVAVRGTILRKLPRKVDVLEGENAAFCVEVEKEEMDIHWYKDAVELRETHQTIIKSFGRTHILVFVNTMPQDSGLVTFLVGRSKTSSQLRVKAAKHCPPSCPVGVQINTERANAALLSWIPAQDSRKNPPSGYVLERQEVGTGSQEWLQCLTTDSATSVEILGDSVPCEADYRFRICSVNKYGKSNNVEFPRAVHLVPVARIQAPLQDALVPEGQDALFSIELSASVIGTWFLNGNQLQEEERFSMRRSRTHQSLRIRGVRDTDNGAEITFIAYGIRDSAALYIQAPLVKFSPMSEMDRNKFVEVGNPIVLYCELSDPTARVHWYKNGVELQTMEGLHIQSEGTMRRIVIQSAELSHSGVYCCDAIDDVIRFNVEVEAPFVRFSAIPDAERNKTIQKGSPIVLQCELSDPSAQVHWYKDGSKLHPQNGVDILTDGLVRKLIVHSAEFLHSGLYCCKTKGDTITFNVDIKAPPLKFSTIPEELRTRSIEAGCPIILQCVVSDPEAQVCWYKDEMQLVSNSTLEIHSEGNIRILVVQSAELCHSGVYRCSTEDDTVEFQVEIKAIPVMHSTVFDIERTKSLEAGKALELECEVADFTVPVCWYKDGVKLLPQNGWDIQSIGMLRRLIIPSAELLHSGLYSCETSDDTIHFTVDIKAPTLSSSPDIVESLEATCLTEPICKSSDPGVQVSQPMDKEPDSNREPDFEMEGIKKTLVIEPTHPSNSGAYYCATADDVAQLIVKNQVSAVPPPSYLLCPDVKKTKSAEVYCPIVQQFEISDPIAKACWYKDGTQIYPKRDCESQNSSQALPLQSNDMSGDEQFGFETSGDAQLDVDMKAEQYHNRDEIGEIADSSALYLVDVKATSPRLSSDQEKSKSTEEAYPVEVDCTSSKCNSGILGGKRGDTQTSEEHSSHLPTSQSTYEYMTDWVTAKHPKDLSDKLQTINGQSQVHCSSADSVMQSHTHYDTKHPTQSQGEVFIHYKQHAEAPAEEFDNFLQTDEFCNFRQTATVESEESTPKTLTPQSEEFHSSMQLPTQQSVIGEPLQISTAQSGQLVNHLEISSVKSDKFCNPLKNVTLQSMEPCLTLHFPNVQKEEPITSSHTTTVQSKKPFKSIQTAIVQSEKLCSSTQMAAVLSEKPLDCLQPKTVNSEGLCNSLWTATDQSEELSRPVDSKKVTDFPSTTLPQSLDLYKSKDTATVQLGEHYNLKQSAFIRLDDLCHTGQTAHDNSNVLSQSMQATAIQPKCPDIMETTEDQVNNKLFSEERTLYNKQASTVQSEETYLSRTCDSHWSDSVTANKVAVKARPVTITKLCEAERNKSVEVGETIALRCELSDPNAKVTWYKDGIKLHEAAGQEMLAEGSIRTLTFLSAMLSDAGIYSCKTTDDAMQFHVEVKASALTFSAIAEEEQKKTVMAGCPIALQCELSDPTGQVSWYKDGTKLLPQTGVDIQSEGNFRSLVVQSAEQTHTGVYRCESKDDDIHFAVEVKALPAKFTELQETDKNRTVEEGSPIVLRCELSHDSSAHVNWYKDGMKLLPQGNVEIQSDDLTRTLFIQSAESKHSGIYECSTPDDTITFKVDVKGSSPKILPIPLSEKYKMIAIGSPIILQCEVSDPLAQVSWFKDMVELFCKTGLDMRRDGSFRKLMINSAKASDSGLYSCRLADEVVTFHVDVEATPVRFSTLPEVARNKFVEAGCPIKLQCEVSEPTAQVYWHKDGEQLLPKSEYEIQKKEKLRALVIQSAEVRHSGVYSCEAADDHIEFKVDVAAVPEAERNKSVEAGSLNKLRCDFSDHASQTYWCEDGIKLLPNSGINIDSECNKGTLVMKSATSSCSEVYSCKTDDSDFDDFCVEVKAPPVTFADIAEEDLFKSVVEKEQLVLSCEVSRTDGVVQWYKDGTEIQPSNNVIMQAEGTKRNLTIHSAQLSDAGTYTCRAGDTILIFKVNIREPPVMIIYPKEDVHLDRHVPEEIILSCELSRPNGAVSWYKDGQKLQESENIKLKIEGPYRRLKILSGGVEDSGEYVCDTADDSIFFHLSITEPPVQIVSPSQSQMELCQQTSERMVLSCEISRPNAVVRWYRDGLEVEENDNLILEVDGVYRRLIIPETTVKDSAEYVCDTADDSVTYFVNIAEPPVRFIRPRKMASRLEKMAGESLILDCEVSRSNAEVIWKKNGEEVEDSRNITILEDGVMRQLTIHALRAEDVGQYVCDAKDDVMDFHIKVQELPVKILGKPQAKTEKQFCLSDDICLVCELSRSNVSVNWYKDNQLIDDTERYCIEEQGVFRSLVVLNASLEDSGEYTCDAVDDKMVFYITVNEPPVRIIGNSGHPEHHILVAGDDLILECEVSRPSATVRWLWNGEILKPDARIKIDSHDVVRKLVISGLQPSDSGKYICDANDDKLVTIVDVQVPPVRFVNKKANTKISANENESVTLCAIVSHERANVRWLKDGQLLNEDNIHISSEGNTHKLTINPLQLSDSGEYMCDVNTDEMYFSLLVKEMKVKFIRPLVNTVALKGRSLTLRCEISKLKGDVLWLKDCKEIAPSRRHTIRAQGRERSFTIHQTVEDDAGEYACESTDDRTSATVTIETPRVVEFIAELCNITVCEGEDAVFKCVVSPEDTPLVWRLNDKPGALNERTVISSNGLCHMLCIHNCMVSDSGRVTADAEGLVSEAELRVQEKQVLFTKKMTPVTAEEYSDAILEVEVSLDSGEVQWMRQGVLIHPDAKYALKHSGRKHSLTIHKLAMSDRGTYSCETLHDRTQAQLTVEPRKITIERGLTDIKTTERETASFEVELSHPNVPGTWIKNGIHLKPTNHFRMTAKDQVHSLTISNLSVEDTGTFMFCVENLKTSARLVVKEPPLTILRTLEDQKFPEGAVISIECELSRHAVDVKWTKNGVEMKPGKDVRIYAMGRKRFLQIMKCRVSDSGLYACDAGDASTSCTVEVYERELLILQGLEDLDIQEDQNAVFVCEISVEDVPGEWYKSGERIQPTSTIKIRQEGTKHFLLMCNVRAEDSGEIKFVARHAESVAYLDVEELPVSIVKPLQDKTALEKTRVILDCMVSNPRCSIRWYKESNVILPSEHFEICSEGCYRKLIIQQVALDDEGTYSVQVGEYTCSAKLTVEAQALLMITDLKDVEVRAPNEACFECEVSAPDIKSAMWTLNGEPLLTSPHIRLEKTGTVHRLSLRQTSEDMSGVVEFTCGKAKSRAQLQVLSGP, from the exons atggaTGTGTTTGGTGGTGCACCACGTTTCCTGGCCTATCCAAGACCTGTGGTGGTACAAAGTGGAACTGACGCGGTCTTGAAGTGTCAAATTGGTGGTGATCCAAGGCCGGAAGTAATCTGGGAGCGAAACAATGAAAAGATTGACCCACAAGGACGATAtagggtctttgaggatggaaatgTTTACAATCTTATCATTTCAGCTGTTAACACAGAAGATAGTGGCCAGTACATATGCAAAGCAAAGAACAGCATTGGCGAAACATATGCAGCAGCCACCCTAAAGGTGGAAGGTGAGGCACAAGAGATGGAGCTACGAGAGGAAAATAAGCCACGATTTCTCATCAAGCCACTCTCCACTCGAGTTGGTCGTGGAGAAGACGCTGTCTTCTCTTGTAAGCTCTGGGGTAACCCACGACCAGAGGTTGTTTGGGAAAAGGATGGCAGGAAACTCAATGAAATATTTGAAAGCACTCATTTCAATGTGGGCTACCAGGATGGCGGATGGTTCCAGCTCAAGATCTTTAAGACTCGTGCACCAGATGGTGGTGTTTATACATGTAAAGCCAGGAATGAATTTGGGGAGGCACTGGCTGGAGCTGTGTTGCTTGTCGATGCAGGCCCAGGGCATGAAGAAGAAGGAAATCGTAATGGCTACACAAATGGCCACTGGAAAGCCCACCAGGGAAAACAGAGGAGTGGTAGGCAAGTGCTAAACCGACTAAAAGAGGACACCATCACAAAGTCaactaaagtaaaaatgtttgcagtgaCAGAGGGCAAACATGCCAAATTCCGATGCTTTGTGACTGGTAAACCCAAACCAGAAATAATTTGGAGGAAAGATGGCCGGCTGATTCTGTCTGGAAGGCGTTATTTGTTATATGAGGACAGAGAAGGATACTTCACACTTAAAGTTCTATATTGTAAGCAGAAGGATAATGGAGTATATGTCTGCGCCGCATCAAATACAGCAGGACAAACCCTCAGTGCTGTACACCTCTCTGTAAAGG AGCCGCCTGTGCGGTTCAAGCAGCCTCTCATTGATCTAGAAGTCTGGGAACGAGATTTGGCTGTTCTTGAGTGTGAAGTTCCAGAGGACTCTGTTCCCATCACATGGTATCTAGAGGATAGACGACTGCAGCCAGGGGCCAAATATGGAATGGAGGAGTGGGGAACAAAAAGGCGACTAACTATCCGTGACATTGGAGTGGATGATGATGGGATTTATCTCTGCGAGATGCCTGATGGGGGAAGAAGCATTGCAGAAGTTGCTGTAAGAG GTACAATTTTGCGGAAGCTCCCAAGAAAAGTAGATGTCTTAGAAGGCGAAAATGCTGCCTTTTGTGTTGAAgtggaaaaagaagagatggaCATCCATTGGTACAAAGATGCAGTAGAGCTACGTGAAACCCATCAAACCATCATTAAGTCCTTTGGTCGAACTCACATCCTTGTTTTTGTCAACACGATGCCTCAAGATTCTGGCCTTGTCACTTTTCTTGTTGGCAGATCAAAGACTTCCTCTCAGTTAAGAGTAAAAG CGGCCAAACATTGTCCTCCCAGTTGTCCAGTGGGTGTGCAGATCAACACAGAGCGTGCTAATGCTGCTCTTTTGTCATGGATTCCTGCTCAGGACTCACGCAAAAACCCTCCTTCTGGATATGTGCTTGAACGACAGGAAGTGGGCACTGGCTCACAGGAGTGGCTACAGTGCCTGACCACTGATTCTGCAACCTCTGTCGAGATCCTTGGCGACAGTGTACCGTGTGAAGCAGATTATCGATTCCGAATTTGCAGCGTAAACAAATATGGAAAGAGCAACAATGTTGAGTTCCCTAGAGCTGTTCACTTGG TTCCAGTGGCCAGAATACAAGCTCCTTTACAGGATGCCCTGGTACCAGAGGGGCAAGATGCCCTATTCTCTATTGAGCTCTCTGCCTCAGTTATCGGTACATGGTTCTTAAATGGCAACCAGCTTCAGGAGGAAGAACGTTTTTCCATGCGGCGGTCACGAACGCACCAGTCTCTTCGCATTCGAGGTGTACGTGATACAGACAATGGAGCTGAGATTACTTTTATTGCCTATGGCATCCGTGATTCTGCAGCACTGTATATTCAAG CTCCTCTTGTCAAGTTTTCACCAATGTCAGAAATGGATCGAAACAAATTTGTAGAAGTTGGAAACCCCATTGTCCTCTATTGTGAGCTGTCAGACCCTACAGCTCGAGTGCACTGGTACAAGAATGGAGTGGAATTACAAACGATGGAGGGTCTTCATATACAATCAGAAGGCACCATGAGAAGAATTGTCATCCAATCAGCAGAGTTGTCCCATTCAGGAGTGTATTGCTGTGACGcaattgatgatgtcatcagatTCAATGTGGAAGTTGAGG CCCCATTTGTGAGGTTTTCAGCAATTCCAGATGCTGAGAGGAACAAAACCATCCAAAAAGGCAGCCCCATTGTTTTGCAATGTGAGCTATCAGATCCCTCTGCCCAGGTTCACTGGTACAAAGATGGATCAAAGCTCCATCCACAAAATGGAGTGGATATTCTAACTGATGGCTTGGTGAGAAAACTGATTGTCCATTCAGCAGAATTTCTCCACTCTGGGTTATACTGCTGCAAGACAAAGGGTGACACCATCACATTCAATGTGGACATTAAAG CTCCACCTCTGAAGTTCTCAACAATTCCTGAAGAATTGAGGACCAGATCGATTGAAGCAGGCTGCCCTATTATACTCCAGTGTGTGGTATCGGATCCCGAGGCCCAGGTTTGCTGGTACAAGGATGAAATGCAGCTTGTTTCAAACTCTACGTTAGAAATCCACTCAGAGGGAAACATAAGGATATTAGTTGTTCAGTCTGCAGAGCTGTGCCACTCTGGTGTGTACAGATGCAGCACAGAGGATGATACTGTCGAGTTTCAAGTGGAGATAAAAG CTATACCAGTGATGCACTCGACTGTCTTTGACATTGAGAGAACCAAGTCACTTGAAGCGGGCAAAGCTTTGGAGCTGGAATGTGAAGTTGCAGACTTCACTGTACCAGTCTGCTGGTATAAAGATGGTGTAAAGCTTCTCCCTCAGAATGGTTGGGATATACAGAGTATTGGCATGTTGCGAAGACTCATTATTCCATCTGCTGAGCTCTTGCACTCAGGGCTATACAGCTGTGAAACCTCTGATGACACTATCCACTTCACTGTGGATATAaaag CTCCAACGTTGTCATCCTCACCGGACATTGTGGAGTCACTGGAAGCAACCTGTCTCACTGAACCAATATGCAAAAGCTCAGACCCTGGTGTCCAGGTGTCACAGCCAATGGATAAAGAACCTGATTCTAATAGAGAGCCTGATTTTGAAATGGAAGGCATCAAGAAGACCCTTGTTATTGAACCAACTCATCCTTCAAACTCAGGAGCATACTATTGTGCAACAGCAGATGATGTTGCCCAGTTGATAGTAAAAAATCAAG TTTCTGCAGTGCCACCTCCATCATATCTGCTTTGTCCTGACGTTAAGAAGACAAAGTCTGCTGAAGTGTACTGCCCAATTGTTCAGCAATTTGAGATTTCAGATCCCATTGCCAAAGCATGTTGGTACAAAGATGGAACCCAGATCTATCCAAAAAGGGACTGTGAATCACAGAACAGCAGCCAAGCCTTGCCCCTCCAGTCAAATGACATGTCTGGTGATGAGCAGTTTGGCTTTGAAACATCTGGTGATGCACAGTTAGATGTGGACATGAAAG CAGAGCAGTATCACAATCGTGATGAGATTGGTGAGATAGCTGATTCATCTGCCCTATACCTTGTGGATGTCAAAG CTACATCGCCAAGGCTTTCTTCTGACCAAGAGAAGAGCAAGTCCACTGAAGAAGCTTATCCTGTTGAAGTTGACTGCACATCTTCAAAATGCAATTCTGGCATACTCGGTGGCAAGAGAGGAGATACTCAGACATCTGAAGAGCATTCCAGTCATTTGCCAACTTCTCAGTCGACATATGAATATATGACTGACTGGGTTACAGCTAAACATCCGAAGGAcctctctgacaaactgcaaaCAATAAATGGACAATCTCAAGTACACTGTAGCTCTGCAGATTCAGTAAtgcaatctcacacacactatGACACAAAACACCCCACACAATCACAAGGTGAGGTATTCATCCATTATAAACAGCATGCAGAGGCTCCAGCTGAAGAGTTTGATAATTTCTTACAGACAGATGAGTTTTGTAATTTTCGACAAACTGCAACTGTTGAATCAGAGGAATCCACTCCTAAGACTTTAACACCTCAATCTGAAGAGTTTCATAGCTCTATGCAGTTGCCAACCCAACAGTCAGTGATAGGTGAACCCTTACAGATCTCAACTGCCCAGTCAGGGCAACTTGTTAACCACTTAGAGATTTCATCAGTCAAATCAGACAAGTTCTGTAACCCCTTAAAAAATGTTACTCTCCAGTCAATGGAGCCCTGTCTAACcttacattttccaaatgtccAAAAAGAAGAACCCATTACATCCTCACATACTACAACTGTCCAATCAAAGAAGCCCTTTAAATCCATACAGACTGCAATTGTACAATCAGAAAAGCTCTGTAGCTCCACACAGATGGCAGCTGTCCTGTCAGAGAAGCCTCTTGATTGCTTACAACCCAAAACAGTCAATTCAGAGGGCCTGTGTAACTCTTTATGGACTGcaactgaccaatcagaggagTTAAGCAGACCAGTAGACTCAAAGAAAGTCACTGACTTCCCTAGCACCACACTTCCTCAATCGCTGGACTTGTATAAATCCAAAGACACTGCAACTGTCCAACTAGGGGAGCATTACAACTTGAAACAGTCTGCATTTATCAGGTTGGATGACCTTTGTCACACAGGACAAACAGCACATGACAATTCAAATGTGCTGTCTCAGTCCATGCAGGCCACAGCAATCCAACCAAAGTGTCCTGACATCATGGAGACCACAGAAGACCAAGTAAACAACAAACTGTTCTCTGAGGAAAGAACTCTCTATAACAAGCAGGCATCTACTGTCCAATCAGAAGAGACGTATTTATCCAGGACTTGTGATAGTCACTGGAGTGACAGTGTCACTGCAAATAAGGTGGCTGTTAAAG CTCGTCCTGTGACTATTACAAAACTTTGTGAAGCCGAGAGGAACAAATCTGTTGAAGTTGGTGAAACCATAGCGCTGCGATGTGAGCTATCCGATCCTAACGCTAAAGTTACTTGGTACAAGGACGGAATAAAACTACATGAAGCAGCTGGGCAAGAAATGCTGGCAGAGGGTTCCATAAGAACACTGACTTTCCTGTCAGCAATGCTGTCTGATGCAGGGATTTACAGCTGCAAGACAACCGATGATGCAATGCAGTTTCATGTGGAAGTTAAAG CCTCTGCTCTGACGTTTTCAGCTATAGCTGaggaagaacagaaaaagacagtaaTGGCAGGCTGTCCCATTGCTCTACAATGTGAGCTGTCAGACCCCACTGGACAAGTCAGTTGGTACAAAGATGGAACAAAGCTCCTACCTCAAACTGGAGTAGACATCCAGTCAGAGGGAAATTTTAGAAGTCTAGTTGTCCAATCAGCAGAGCAGACGCACACTGGTGTATACCGCTGTGAGTCAAAGGATGACGATATCCACTTCGCTGTGGAAGTAAAAG CACTACCTGCAAAGTTCACAGAGCTTCAAGAGACTGACAAGAACAGGACTGTTGAAGAAGGTAGTCCTATAGTCCTCCGCTGTGAACTCTCTCATGATTCTTCAGCTCATGTCAACTGGTACAAGGATGGGATGAAACTCCTGCCACAAGGCAATGTAGAGATACAGTCAGATGATCTAACAAGGACACTATTCATCCAATCTGCTGAAAGCAAACATAGCGGCATTTATGAATGTTCAACGCCAGATGACACCATCACATTTAAAGTGGATGTAAAAG GCTCTTCACCAAAGATCCTGCCAATACCACTGTCAGAAAAATACAAGATGATTGCAATTGGTTCTCCGATTATTCTCCAGTGTGAGGTCTCAGACCCTCTTGCCCAAGTTTCCTGGTTTAAGGATATGGTGGAGCTTTTTTGTAAAACGGGCCTTGATATGAGAAGAGATGGCAGCTTCCGAAAATTAATGATTAACTCTGCTAAAGCTTCTGACTCTGGCCTCTACAGCTGTAGGCTCGCTGATGAAGTTGTGACATTCCATGTGGACGTAGAAG CTACTCCTGTGAGGTTTTCAACACTTCCTGAGGTCGCAAGGAACAAATTTGTTGAAGCAGGCTGCCCAATTAAGCTCCAGTGTGAAGTCTCAGAGCCAACTGCCCAAGTCTATTGGCACAAGGATGGAGAACAGCTGCTTCCAAAGAGTGAATATGaaatccaaaaaaaagaaaaactgagagCACTGGTTATTCAATCAGCAGAAGTCAGACACTCTGGGGTGTACAGCTGTGAGGCCGCAGATGACCATATAGAATTCAAGGTGGATGTTGCAG CTGTTCCAGAGGCTGAGAGGAACAAGTCTGTTGAAGCAGGCAGCCTGAACAAACTGCGGTGTGACTTCTCAGACCATGCGAGCCAGACCTATTGGTGTGAGGATGGAATTAAACTCTTGCCAAATTCAGGAATAAACATTGATTCAGAGTGCAACAAGGGGACACTGGTTATGAAATCCGCCACATCTTCATGCTCTGAAGTGTACAGTTGTAAAACTGATGATTCAGATTTCGACGATTTCTGTGTGGAGGTGAAAG CACCACCGGTAACATTTGCTGATATCGCAGAGGAGGACCTTTTCAAGAGTGTTGTGGAAAAAGAACAGCTTGTTCTGTCATGTGAAGTATCAAGGACTGATGGGGTTGTCCAGTGGTACAAAGATGGAACTGAAATACAACCAAGCAATAATGTCATTATGCAAGCAGAGGGCACTAAAAGAAATCTAACTATACATTCAGCCCAACTGTCCGATGCAGGCACGTACACATGTCGTGCAGGAGACACTATTTTAATCTTCAAAGTTAACATACGAG AACCCCCAGTGATGATTATCTACCCCAAAGAGGATGTCCACCTTGATCGTCACGTTCCTGAGGAAATTATTCTGAGCTGTGAATTGTCTCGTCCCAATGGTGCTGTCAGCTGGTACAAAGATGGCCAAAAGCTGCAAGAGAGTGAAAACATCAAGCTTAAGATTGAAGGACCCTATCGACGGCTAAAGATTCTCTCTGGTGGAGTTGAAGATTCTGGGGAATATGTTTGTGATACAGCTGATGATTCTATATTCTTTCATCTTAGCATTACAG AACCTCCAGTGCAAATTGTATCCCCAAGTCAGTCACAAATGGAACTGTGCCAGCAAACCTCTGAGAGGATGGTACTGAGCTGCGAGATTTCACGGCCCAATGCAGTGGTGCGCTGGTATCGAGACGGACTTGAAGTTGAAGAGAATGATAACCTTATCCTAGAGGTGGATGGTGTGTACAGAAGACTTATTATACCAGAAACTACTGTAAAGGATTCAGCAGAATATGTATGTGACACTGCAGATGACTCCGTGACATACTTTGTAAACATTGCag AGCCGCCTGTTCGCTTCATACGTCCAAGGAAGATGGCAAGTCGACTAGAGAAAATGGCTGGGGAGTCACTGATTCTAGACTGTGAGGTTTCAAGATCAAATGCAGAGGTTATCTGGAAGAAGAATGGGGAAGAAGTTGAAGACTCCAGAAATATAACTATCCTTGAGGATGGTGTCATGCGTCAATTAACCATTCACGCTCTAAGAGCAGAAGATGTTGGACAATATGTCTGTGATGCAAAGGATGATGTGATGGATTTCCACATAAAAGTGCAAG agttGCCAGTAAAAATTCTTGGAAAACCtcaagcaaaaacagaaaagcagtttTGTCTGTCAGATGATATTTGCCTTGTGTGCGAACTCTCAAGATCCAATGTCTCAGTCAATTGGTACAAAGATAATCAGCTAATTGATGACACTGAGCGATACTGTATTGAGGAGCAAGGCGTTTTTCGATCCCTGGTTGTCCTAAATGCCAGCCTTGAAGATTCAGGAGAGTACACTTGTGATGCGGTGGATGATAAGATGGTCTTCTATATCACTGTCAATG AGCCTCCAGTTCGGATCATAGGGAACTCAGGGCACCCAGAGCATCATATCCTAGTAGCAGGAGATGACCTTATTTTGGAGTGTGAGGTATCTCGGCCAAGTGCCACTGTTCGGTGGTTATGGAATGGCGAGATACTGAAACCAGACGCGCGTATAAAAATTGACAGCCATGACGTTGTGAGAAAGCTTGTGATCTCTGGACTTCAGCCCTCAGACTCTGGAAAATACATCTGCGATGCCAACGATGACAAATTGGTAACAATCGTTGACGTGCAAG TGCCACCAGTCAggtttgtgaataaaaaagctAATACTAAAATCTCTGccaatgaaaatgaaagtgttACACTATGTGCCATTGTGAGCCATGAAAGAGCCAATGTTCGGTGGCTAAAAGATGGCCAACTACTGAATGAGGACAACATTCACATCTCCAGTGAGGGTAATACCCACAAGCTCACCATTAATCCTTTGCAGCTGTCAGATTCTGGGGAATATATGTGTGACGTAAACACGGATGAAATGTATTTCAGTCTTTTAGTCAAAG AAATGAAGGTGAAATTTATCAGACCGCTTGTGAATACTGTGGCTCTGAAAGGCCGCAGCCTTACATTACGTTGTGAGATCAGCAAGCTAAAAGGAGATGTGCTGTGGCTTAAAGATTGTAAGGAGATCGCTCCAAGTCGTCGGCACACAATACGGGCACAAGGCAGAGAGCGAAGCTTCACCATACACCAAACGGTGGAAGACGATGCTGGAGAATATGCCTGTGAATCCACAGATGACAGGACCTCAGCCACTGTCACTATTGAAA CTCCTCGTGTTGTTGAGTTCATAGCAGAGCTGTGTAACATCACCGTTTGTGAAGGAGAAGATGCAGTGTTCAAGTGTGTGGTTTCACCAGAGGACACTCCGTTGGTGTGGCGCTTAAATGACAAGCCAGGAGCACTGAATGAGCGGACTGTCATTTCAAGCAATGGTCTGTGCCACATGCTCTGTATCCACAACTGCATGGTTTCAGATAGCGGCAGAGTGACAGCTGATGCAGAGGGGCTGGTATCAGAAGCAGAACTCAGAGTTCAAG aaaaacaggtGCTGTTCACCAAGAAAATGACCCCAGTTACGGCCGAAGAGTACAGTGATGCCATTCTAGAGGTGGAGGTGAGTTTGGATTCAGGAGAAGTGCAATGGATGAGGCAGGGGGTGCTGATCCACCCTGATGCCAAGTATGCCCTGAAACACAGCGGTAGAAAACACAGTCTCACCATCCACAAACTGGCTATGTCTGACCGAGGCACCTACAGCTGTGAAACCCTCCATGATCGCACACAAGCGCAGCTAACGGTAGAAC CCCGAAAAATCACCATTGAGAGAGGACTGACGGACATTAAAACTACAGAGAGGGAAACGGCCTCTTTTGAAGTGGAGCTATCACATCCCAATGTTCCAGGCACTTGGATAAAAAACGGAATTCATCTCAAGCCAACAAATCACTTCCGTATGACAGCCAAAGACCAAGTCCACAGCCTCACTATCTCTAACTTATCAGTAGAAGACACAGGAacctttatgttttgtgttgagaATCTGAAGACATCGGCAAGGCTTGTTGTAAAGg AGCCCCCGCTAACCATTTTAAGAACACTGGAGGACCAGAAATTTCCAGAAGGGGCAGTAATCTCTATCGAGTGTGAGCTGTCGAGACACGCCGTTGACGTCAAATGGACAAAG AATGGGGTTGAGATGAAGCCTGGCAAGGACGTGCGCATTTATGCAATGGGAAGAAAACGGTTTCTTCAGATCATGAAATGCCGTGTCAGTGATTCGGGGTTGTACGCCTGCGATGCTGGAGATGCCAGTACTTCCTGCACTGTGGAGGTCTATG